Proteins encoded together in one Amblyomma americanum isolate KBUSLIRL-KWMA chromosome 1, ASM5285725v1, whole genome shotgun sequence window:
- the LOC144118366 gene encoding uncharacterized protein LOC144118366, translating into MVSDFPLEYMHLVCLGAMRKLLHCWVQRGSHKAKLPAGLQIAISGMLMGLQKYAPQEIAQKPRSLCELESWKATEFINFLFYFGPAVLKNNIEKCYYNHYMKLSVALFILACPALCQSKLNAAGPLLREFVVDAESLYGEGIYVYNIHSLGHLPADVKKYGYIDSFSAFRFESFLGELKQDLKSANRPLLQIVKRVYEQNELPRACPVRQTSLHKPLGSGLTLPRLTGEQFRKINLPDMVAEVNTAHSSLLVEDGNVAVATNVLSRDGDIAYAYGRFFTQLPNFHQGIADTTELHHYKASGPSRVNAVWPFQKVRSKYSYEVARRRALRAQDQSDLTSEPQPVKRARRPPKQLEDFTSESDTSKYDSIHKSSNDDCTEFITQPSQPPAPKYSED; encoded by the exons ATGGTGAGCGATTTCCCACTTGAGTACATGCACCTCGTCTGTTTAGGTGCAATGCGGAAGCTTCTCCATTGCTGGGTGCAGAGAGGGTCACACAAGGCAAAGCTGCCAGCAGGTCTTCAGATTGCTATTTCAGGAATGCTAATGGGGTTGCAAAAGTATGCGCCTCAAGAAATAGCCCAAAAGCCAAGAAGCCTCTGTGAGTTGGAAAGTTGGAAAGCCACAGAGTTTATAAACTTCCTCTTCTACTTTGGTCCTGCTGTACTGAAGAACAACATTGAGAAGTGCTACTACAATCATTACATGAAGCTTAGTGTAGCACTGTTCATCCTGGCATGCCCCGCACTTTGTCAATCAAAGTTAAATGCAGCAGGGCCCCTCCTCAGAGAATTTGTTGTGGATGCTGAGAGCCTGTATGGTGAAGGAATTTATGTTTATAACATACATTCTCTAGGGCACCTTCCTGCTGATGTGAAGAAGTATGGATATATCGATTCCTTTTCTGCATTTCGCTTCGAGAGCTTCTTGGGTGAACTGAAGCAGGACCTGAAGTCAGCAAACCGGCCACTCCTACAAATTGTCAAGCGCGTTTATGAACAAAATGAGCTCCCCAGAGCATGCCCAGTTAGGCAAACAAGTTTGCACAAGCCACTCGGTTCTGGCCTTACACTGCCCAGATTAACTGGTGAACAATTTCGTAAAATTAATCTACCAGATATGGTTGCTGAAGTTAATACTGCTCATTCAA GCCTTCTCGTGGAAGATGGCAATGTGGCTGTTGCAACAAATGTTCTGTCCCGTGACGGAGACATTGCATATGCATATGGCAGATTTTTCACACAGCTCCCCAACTTCCATCAAGGCATTGCAGACACAACTGAACTGCATCATTACAAGGCTTCTGGCCCCTCGCGCGTGAATGCTGTGTGGCCTTTCCAGAAGGTAAGATCAAAGT ATAGCTATGAAGTCGCACGCAGACGGGCTTTAAGGGCTCAAGATCAATCGGACCTGACATCAGAACCACAACCAGTGAAGAGGGCACGTCGGCCACCAAAGCAGCTCGAAGATTTCACTTCAGAAAGTGACACGTCGAAATACGACAGCATCCACAAATCTTCCAACGATGACTGCACAGAGTTCATCACACAGCCGTCACAGCCGCCAGCACCAAAATATA GTGAAGACTAG